Proteins found in one Paralichthys olivaceus isolate ysfri-2021 chromosome 19, ASM2471397v2, whole genome shotgun sequence genomic segment:
- the rsph3 gene encoding radial spoke head protein 3 homolog codes for MASAPHNHREPSGTYTFSSRPRAVETRSKFKEAPDEQTHSSYGNIMYDRRVVRGNTYAHHIIPTTAQPDPAELQRQQHIRRRAVALKRAQEQSRPKTPEAVQGRKHTDVQTDLYLEELSDVIVTTDIECQTDAFLDRPASPLFIPAKSGKDAATQIEEGELFDFDREVQPVLEVLVGKTIEQSLLEVMEEEELAYLKAQQKAFQELRNIELAEVQRLQEQERRHSEEKERRIAQQKAVLEKERETAEKIAARAYTQQYLADLLPAAFTSLRNHGYFYDPVERDIETSFLPWLMNEVNNSLEKRCAARQLLDNIIYDVAQKRLEEFNDLETQPDESDV; via the exons ATGGCGTCTGCTCCTCACAACCACAGAGAACCTAGCGGGACGTACACCTTCTCCAGCCGACCCCGGGCCGTTGAGACCCGCAGCAAATTCAAAGAAGCTCCGGATGAACA GACACACAGTAGCTATGGAAACATTATGTATGACCGTCGTGTTGTCCGAGGAAATACTTATGCTCACCACATCATACCAACC ACAGCTCAGCCAGACCCTGCTGAACTACAGAGACAGCAGCACATCCGGCGGAGAGCTGTCGCTCTAAAGAGAGCTCAAGAGCAGAGCAGACCCAAGACTCCTGAAGCTGTGCAGGGcagaaaacacactgatgtacaaacag ATCTTTATCTTGAAGAACTGAGTGATGTTATAGTGACCACAGATATTGAGTGTCAGACTGATGCTTTCCTGGACAGACCAGCATCCCCACTCTTCATACCCGCCAAATCTGGAAAAGATGCTGCAACACAGatagaggagggagag TTGTTTGACTTTGACAGGGAGGTACAGCCCGTGCTGGAGGTGCTGGTGGGTAAGACAATCGAGCAGTCTCTgctggaggtgatggaggaggaggagctggccTATCTGAAGGCCCAGCAGAAGGCTTTCCAAGAGCTCCGAAATATCGAGCTGGCAGAAGTGCAGCGCCTTCAGGAGCAGGAGAGACGCCACAGTGAAGAAAAA GAGCGTAGGATTGCACAGCAGAAGGCGGtgctggagaaagaaagagagactgcAGAGAAGATTGCCGCCCGGGCGTATACGCAGCAGTACCTGGCTGACCTTCTACCTGCAGCCTTCACCTCGCTCAGAAACCATGGCTACTTTTACGACCCCGTGGAGAGAG ATATTGAAACATCTTTCCTACCATGGCTAATGAATGAGGTCAACAACAGTTTGGAAAAGAGATGCGCAGCTAGACAGCTTCTGGACA ATATCATATATGATGTCGCCCAGAAGAGACTGGAGGAGTTCAACGACCTGGAGACACAACCAGACGAATCTGACGTATAA
- the LOC138405546 gene encoding radial spoke head protein 3 homolog, which translates to MASAPHNHRKPSRTYTLSSRLPAVETRSKYKDAPDKYGSTTYDRGIVLGNTFAQRIIPTTAQPHPAEIQRQQHIKRKAADLKQAHEQSRPKTPEAVQGRKHTDVQTDLYLEELSDVIVTTDIECQTDAFLDRPASPLFIPAKSGKDAATQIEEGELFDFDREVQPVLEVLVGKTIEQSLLEVMEEEELAYLKAQQKAFQELRNNRLAEVQRLQEQERRHSEEKERRIAQQKAVLEKERETAEKIAARAYTQQYLADLLPAAFTSLRNHGYFYDPVERDIETNFLPWLMNEVNNSLEKRCAARQLLDNIINDVAQKRLEEFKEPETHPDESDV; encoded by the exons ATGGCGTCTGCACCTCATAACCACAGAAAACCTAGCAGGACTTACACCTTGTCCAGCCGACTCCCAGCTGTGGAGACCCGCAGCAAATACAAAGATGCTCCGGATAAATATGGAAGCACAACATATGACCGTGGTATTGTCCTAGGAAATACTTTTGCTCAACGCATCATACCAACC ACAGCTCAGCCACACCCTGCTGAAATACAGAGACAGCAGCACATCAAGCGGAAAGCTGCCGATCTTAAACAAGCTCATGAGCAGAGCAGACCCAAGACTCCTGAAGCTGTGCAGGGcagaaaacacactgatgtacaaacag ATCTTTATCTTGAAGAACTGAGTGATGTTATAGTGACCACAGATATTGAGTGTCAGACTGATGCTTTCCTGGACAGACCAGCATCCCCACTCTTCATACCCGCCAAATCTGGAAAAGATGCTGCAACTCAGatagaggagggagag TTATTTGACTTTGACAGGGAGGTACAGCCCGTGCTGGAGGTGCTGGTGGGTAAGACAATCGAGCAGTCTCTgctggaggtgatggaggaggaggagctggccTATCTGAAGGCCCAGCAGAAGGCTTTCCAAGAGCTCCGGAATAACAGGCTGGCAGAAGTGCAGCGCCTTCAGGAGCAGGAGAGACGCCACAGTGAAGAAAAA GAACGTAGGATTGCACAGCAGAAGGCGGtgctggagaaagaaagagagactgcAGAGAAGATTGCCGCCCGGGCGTATACGCAGCAGTACCTGGCTGACCTTCTACCTGCAGCCTTCACCTCGCTCAGAAACCATGGCTACTTTTACGACCCCGTGGAGAGAG ATATTGAAACAAATTTCCTACCATGGCTAATGAATGAGGTCAACAACAGTTTGGAAAAGAGATGCGCAGCTAGACAGCTTCTGGACA ATATCATCAATGACGTTGCCCAGAAGAGACTGGAGGAGTTCAAGGAGCCGGAGACTCATCCAGACGAATCTGACGTATAA